A window from Fibrobacter sp. UWB11 encodes these proteins:
- the hisA gene encoding phosphoribosylformimino-5-aminoimidazole carboxamide ribotide isomerase produces the protein MTKFRPCIDLHDGKVKQIVGSSLSDSGAGLKTNFETDRSSAWFAELYKKDGIKGGHVIMLGKGNESAAKDALSAYPGGLQVGGGINAQNAMEYIKAGASHVIVTSWIFPDGKLDRSRLDELVKTVGKEHLILDLSCKRTGIVDGKPQWKIATNRWQTIIDIEITKETLEDLAKSCDEFLVHAADVEGKQQGMDDDLIRFLAENSPIPVTYAGGAKSLEDLMHCKEISNGKIDLTIGSALDLFGGKGVKYDDCVKFNKAQG, from the coding sequence ATGACGAAATTCAGGCCATGCATTGACCTGCACGACGGCAAGGTCAAGCAAATCGTCGGAAGTTCTCTTTCCGATAGCGGAGCGGGACTCAAAACGAATTTTGAAACTGACCGATCATCGGCCTGGTTTGCAGAACTCTACAAGAAAGACGGAATTAAAGGCGGGCATGTGATTATGCTCGGGAAGGGAAACGAGAGCGCGGCTAAGGACGCGCTTTCGGCGTATCCAGGGGGACTCCAAGTTGGCGGCGGAATTAACGCCCAGAACGCAATGGAGTACATCAAAGCGGGAGCTTCGCATGTGATTGTGACGAGCTGGATTTTCCCGGACGGCAAACTTGATCGTTCGCGCCTTGACGAACTTGTAAAGACGGTCGGCAAGGAACATTTGATTCTGGACTTGAGCTGCAAGCGTACAGGAATCGTAGACGGCAAGCCCCAGTGGAAGATTGCAACGAACCGTTGGCAGACGATTATCGATATCGAAATTACAAAGGAAACGCTCGAAGACCTCGCCAAGAGCTGCGATGAATTTTTAGTTCATGCGGCAGATGTCGAAGGCAAGCAACAGGGCATGGACGATGACCTGATTCGTTTCCTTGCCGAAAACAGCCCAATACCTGTGACTTACGCAGGTGGTGCAAAGTCGCTCGAAGACTTGATGCACTGCAAGGAAATTTCTAACGGAAAGATTGACCTCACCATTGGTAGCGCTTTAGACTTGTTCGGTGGCAAAGGAGTGAAGTATGACGACTGCGTCAAATTCAACAAAGCTCAAGGCTAG